A single genomic interval of Leptospirales bacterium harbors:
- a CDS encoding glycosyltransferase family 2 protein — MVARARKQLERNQSVLLSAAIITYNEERRLRECLDSVHGFCDEVLVLDSFSTDATERIAREYSRVRFLRHAFDGHVQQKNRAIELCRGRWVFSLDADERVTPELAQSISKFIQAHPEERGARVRRLNLHMGRRIKHSGWYGARTRLIRKGQGQWGGENPHDALYLAGDRPSQANRSGPILAGDLVHLSFRDLSDQVDTINKFSSIVAFTRASRGKSYRLLAMLLKPPIKFLEIYVFKLGLLDGMPGFSIAMASAFSTFLKWAKLWELQRSGLERPSNLRADYQAQQKPGEAKNVAPVGRRRRAR, encoded by the coding sequence ATGGTTGCCAGAGCAAGAAAGCAACTGGAGCGGAACCAAAGCGTGCTGCTTTCTGCAGCGATCATCACCTACAACGAAGAACGGCGATTGCGCGAGTGCCTGGACTCCGTGCATGGCTTTTGCGACGAAGTGCTTGTGCTTGATAGCTTCTCGACCGACGCAACAGAGCGTATCGCTCGCGAGTATTCGCGGGTGCGTTTTTTGCGACACGCCTTCGATGGGCATGTGCAGCAAAAAAATCGGGCTATTGAGCTGTGCCGGGGTCGCTGGGTATTCAGCCTGGATGCCGATGAGCGAGTAACGCCGGAGCTGGCGCAGTCCATTTCCAAATTCATCCAGGCCCATCCCGAAGAGCGCGGCGCTCGAGTTCGGCGCTTGAATCTGCATATGGGCAGACGAATCAAGCACAGCGGCTGGTACGGCGCGCGCACCCGGTTGATTCGCAAAGGCCAGGGACAGTGGGGCGGTGAAAATCCGCATGACGCTTTGTATCTGGCCGGCGATCGGCCATCGCAAGCCAATCGCAGCGGGCCAATCCTTGCCGGCGATCTGGTTCACCTGAGCTTCCGCGATTTATCCGATCAGGTGGATACCATCAACAAATTCTCCAGCATCGTCGCTTTTACTCGCGCCAGCCGCGGCAAGAGCTACCGCCTGCTGGCCATGTTGCTCAAGCCGCCCATAAAATTTCTGGAAATCTATGTCTTCAAATTGGGTCTGTTGGACGGCATGCCCGGCTTTTCCATAGCTATGGCCAGCGCCTTTTCCACCTTTTTGAAGTGGGCCAAATTATGGGAGCTGCAACGCAGCGGCCTGGAGCGTCCTTCCAATTTGCGCGCCGACTACCAGGCGCAGCAGAAACCTGGCGAGGCGAAAAATGTAGCGCCAGTTGGCCGGCGGCGACGGGCGCGTTGA